The genomic window CTCTACAACTTTTGGGGAGGAAGCTTGAACATGAAAACTCCAGACACTAGCCACACCCCATCCGCATCGGAGCTGATCACCGAGAAAATCGCCACCCTCGGCGGTTGGCACGGGGAAACACTGGCGCGCATGCGCAAGCTCATCCTTGAGGCAGCACCGGACGTGGTCGAGACCTGGAAGTGGATGGGTACTCCGGTGTGGGAACACAACGGCATTGTTTGCACCGGCGAGTCGTACAAGGACAAGATCAAACTGACCTTCATCAAAGGCGCAGCGCTGAAGGACCCGACCCAACTCTTCAACGCCAGCCTGGACGGCAATACGCGCCGTGCGCTCGATATCTTTGAGGGGGACGCGGTGGATGCCACCGCCTTCAAGGCGCTGATTCAAGAGGCCGTGGCGTTGAACGGTACCTCCAAGGCCAAACCTGTCAAAAAAACCAAGGTTGTTTAGTTGCTATCAATGTGATAGTGAATAATCAAGCCTGCACGGGGGCTACAGGCTGATTTTGCTTAAGTATTATTGGTTGGCTACCTTGTCCGTCAATAGATCGACATACGCACTCGCCACAAGCTGCGAGTGCTGCACACCCAAGCTCGCCATGACTGCGTACGCCTCTTGGTGGCCACTTTCAGCTGCTTCGCCGTCCGCCAGCATGACCTCCAATTCCAGGTAATCCCCCAGTCCGTCAACCCTGTCCAGATGGATGCGCGTGCGCCCCGCCGTGAACAGCGTGCGGTGTTTTTTGACGCGGCCGGACTGCCCGTAGGCCAACGACAGCGTGTCGCGCAGCGCGTCTGGCGCCAGGGTGGGAGCTGTTGTGAAGAAGCTCTCCTTCGGGTCTTTTTCATCTGCTCGTTGGTAGAAAATCAGCACGCCCGTGCCATCTGTGAAAGCACGCAACTTGAGCCGCCCTGCTTCGCATGTAAAAAAGGTGTCGTCTTGCAAAATTTCGACCGGATCGGAACCACTGAGTGACGCGGCTACCTGCTTCAACGGTTCTACGCTTTTTATGCGGGCTTTGATTTCAATATTGCTCGGCATGTGCTGATGGAATGTAATGGTGAGGTGACCCGAGATTGTCAATCAGCGCTCCAGCGTCTAGGGTTTTCACGCTGCGCGATACCGCTGCTGCGGGTTGATACTTGGCTGACATTTCTGTGCTATCTCTTTTCCCTATTCTCTGAAACCCGCAAACGCAATGAATGAAGATTTGCATACAACACTCAAAGTCATCGCGGCTTTAGCCACTGCTGCTGCGGCAAACGCGGGCATGACCCTGCTATCGGCACCTGGCCATACGGGCACGGCCTTGGCGGCGGCAGTAGGACTGACCTCTGTCGGATTCATGCTCGCCAAGTATTCAATGGAAATCGTGATGCTGCCGATTGGCGTTTTATCGTTCATGTTTCGCCTGGTAGTGGGCGGTAAAGCCAAACCCAGATCGAAGAACGGCGGTGACCGGATCGATTCGTTTGGCCGTGCTTTGTTCGTCGCCGCTTACAGCTTTATTTCCGCCATCTTCGGCCTGTATGTGGGTGCGCTAGATGGCGGTATGGGCTGGTTTATGAGCGCTGCCATGTTTGGCGCGATCGGCATTGTGTTGGCCCTCTTGGTGCCTATGGATTTGTTATGGGCCGCCGAAGGTGGCGACGCAGGTACAGCGGGACAAACCGAAGTCGAGAAGGCAGATCTGGAGCAAGCGCGGCGCGATGGCGTACCAGTCGTGTTGTTTGCCGATAAGGTTGCCAAAGTCGCCGCTAAAGTCGTGATGCGAGGCACTGGAACGGGCAACAAGCCCTAACGCCAGAGGGTGCCCACTACGGCTTCACGGATGTGGGCTTGACGACACCCCGATTAAATCAATGGTCTGCGCCAACACCACGCCACGTGGTGCCACATAGTCCGCCACCACCCAGGTCCGGCTGGGGTGCGTAGAAGACTCTTGAAGCACAGTCAGCACCCGTTCAATCGACGTTTTGTCCAGCGCGGCAAAGGGTTCGTCCAGCAGCGTAACCGCAGCTCCGCTGGCAAAGGCTGCGGCCAGGTAGACCTTGCGTTTGGTCCCGGTGGACAACATGTACAGCGACTTGGGCAGGTGTGGCGCCAGTGCAAATTCTTCTGTCAGTTCCGAGAGCAGTGCTCCGTCAAACGCCGGGTACTGCTTGCGCACACCATCCCAATAGGCTTGGGGAGTCAACGCGTCGAAGGCTTGGGTACGTGGGTCTACCCAAAACACCTGGCTGCGGTAGGCCTGGGCCTGGTCGGCCAAGGACAGGCCGTTGATCTGCAAGCTGCCGCTTTGGGCGGACAGCTCACCGGCCAGCAGGCGCAGCAAGGTGGTTTTGCCCGTGCTCTCGTCGCCGCCCAGCCAGGTAACACCCGGTGGCAGCGAGAACGAAAAATCCTTGAACAGCGCCGCCTGCTTGGCATAAGCAAAGCCAAGCCCTTGGGCCCGCAGTACGGTGCCGGCAGGCTGGCTGCTTGCAGCTTGGTCCATGCCCCGGTGCTGCGCCGCTCAGGCTTGGGGTGGTGTCGGAGGCGTAGGCTGCGTCACAGTGGCACGCGCCAGCATGCGGCTCACGGCGCGCGGGTCCATGCCGTACATGTCGGCAAAGACGTCCAGCGATTTGCCGCTGGCCTTGAAAGCCTGCAGCAGCGCTTCGGTCTTGGCGGCGCGGGCTTCGGCCTCCACCATGGCTTCGTCCAGCGCGGCGTTGGCCGCCTCGTCGCGGCTGCGCACCAGTTCTGCATAGGCTTGGGGTGTGAGGCCAGAGGCTTCACACGCCACCACAATGCGCTGGATCAGCTTGGGGCGCAGGTCTTCTTTGCTGCGGGTCTGGCGGCGGCGGAATACTTCCAGCAGCGCGTGGTGCACATGCTCGGGTGCCATGGCTTCCACGGGTTTGCCTTGCAGGTCGTGGCGGTCTTCGCCAGACGCTACGGCGGTCAGGTAACGGGTGGAGCGGGTGTGCAGGGAGAGCGCGGCCTTGAGGCTGTCGCGCTCGAACACATCGGGGTGCGCCTCTTGCAGGTCCTGGAAGATGCCGCGCTTCAGCGGCAAAAACACCGCGCCAAAGAGCTTGGGGTACAGCGCTGCCATTTTTTCCAGCACCGGAAACACATCGGGCTTGGGCGCGCGTTTGGAGGCGGCCGGCGCAGCGCCTTCAGGGGCATCGACCGTATCGGTAACAGGGGCATCCGCAGAAGTAACGGGTGCTACGGGTTCAACCGCTTCGGGGGTAGTAGGAGGCAAGGTGTCGGTCATGGAAAATTCGGGAAAGCTGGCGAAAAAGCCCTCCATCATGCCAGCGATTGGGTTTTGCCCCTAGAACGGCTGTTACCGCGGCACCGTGCGCAGCCCCACACCCAGGGCCGCGCCCACGCTCAGCAGCAGTAGCAGCGCGGCTCCCAGCAGTGTTGCGCTATACCAGCCACGGTCCAGGAACACACCGAAAATCACGGGAGAAATGGCAAAACCGGTGTCCAGACCCGAATACACCAGCCCATACACCCGCCCGGTTGCACCGTGGGGTGTGGCCTTTTTGATCATCATGTCGCGCGAAGGGCCACCTATGCCCACCGCAAACCCGGTGATGGCCAGCACCACCATGGTCGCCGTGGCGCCCAGCCAACCCGTGCCGCAGAAGGCCAACAGCACCGCACCCGCCGCCATGGCCCATGCCACCACGCGGTCGCTGTTGGCAGTCTTGGCCGCAACAAAACCGCCTATGAACATGCCCACGGCGCCACACAACATGTAGGCAGTCAGCGTATAGGTGGCTGCCTCAAGGCTGACGCCATGCATGGCCTTGAGGATAGAGATCGAAAAGTTCTGAACCACGGCCAGTGTCATCGTGGACAACAAAAAGAAACCAAAACACCACCACACCACGGGCAGTTTCATGAATGCCATGCCGTGTTCGGTCTCGCCCTTTGCCATGGACTGCACATCACGGCGCACAACCTGGGTGCTGAGCTTGTCCCGCTGGAACCACAGCAGCGCAAAAATAGCGGCATAAAGGACCGAGGCAGCCACATAGGCTGAGCGCCAGCCCAACGCGGCCCCAAAGCCGGCAAAAAACAACGGCGCGGCGGCCCAGCCCAAGTTGCCGGTCAGACCGTGGGCGCTGTAGGCATAACCCAGGCGCGGCGCCGAAACGCGCTGGTTGAGGATGGTGAAATCCACCGGGTGGAATGATGCATTACCCAAACCAGCCAATGCAGCCACCAGCATCAGACCAGCATAGCCAGTAACCATGGATGCAGCCAGGCAGGCAGCCATAAAAATACCCAGCGATACAAACATCAAAGGTCGTGCGCCCAGCCGATCCACCACAAAGCCCGCAGAAGCCTGACCCACGCCAGAGACGACAAAAAAGGTCGTCATCAGCAACCCCAGCTCTGAAAAGCTGAAGCCGAATTCCTTCATGAACACGGGGAACATCAGCGGCAACAACAGGTGGCCAAAGTGCGAACTGGCGTGCGCCAAGCCCACCAGGCCGATGATGGTGGCGTCTTGTTGCATGGGCACCGCGGGAGCGGCGGTGGGGAAGGTGGTGGTGTTCATGGCGCCAATGGTAGGACGCAGTGCCGCATGCTTGAATACGACAATAAGACAATAATCATCGAAATTCCGCCAAATGCAAGCGAGACCATGCCCGCACCCAAACCCCGATCCACACTAACCACCGTTGGCTTCGACGACTCCGCCAATCGTGCGCCCTCCCCCCAGCGCCCGGTGCGCAGCCGGGCCCGCGCGCTGGCCATGGACGCCCACATCGAGCCCCACCACCACGCCTGGTCGCAGTTCACCTATTGCGCCAGCGGCCTGATGCAAGTCACGGTGACACAGGGCGGCGTGCAGACCACCTACATCGTGCCGCCCACCCGCGCGGTGTGGATTCCACCCCTGGTGCAGCACCGCGTGATCGTGCTGGAGGACGCCGAACTGCGCACCGTGGACCTGGACCCGTCGGTCACACCGCCGGGCTGGAACGACTGCCGCGTGTTGATGGTCAGCAAGCTGCTGCGTGAACTGGTGCATGCACTGGAAGACTCGGTGCCGGGTAAGCGCGACGACGCCATCATGGCCCTGGCGGTGGACGAAATGACCCACGCCACCACCCAGGCCCTGGGCGTACCCATGCCCCATGCGGAGCACGGCGACAAACGCCTGCGCGCCCTGTGCGAAGCCGTGCTTCGCGACCCGGCCGAGCGCTCCCAGTTGCGCGACTGGGTGGCCGATGTTGGCGCCAGCGAACGCACGGTGGCCCGACTGTTCCGCGACGAACTGGGCACCAATTTCCAGCAATGGCGCCAGCAGGCCATACTGGCCCACGCCCTGCCCCTGCTGGCACGGGGCATGCCCATCAGCCAGGTGGCGGCGGCCAGTGGTTATGCCAGCGACAGCGCCTTCAGTGCCATGTTCAAACAGGCGATGGGTAAGGCACCCAGCCATTTCCAGACCAAAACACTATCAAAACAATAGCGTATTGTGTATAGTGGACGGGGGCTAGAGGCCAATTTTTCATATAGGCATCCGTCCAGCAAAGGCCGACCGATGGAACTAAGGGCAGATTGAAAGTCTCCACATAGGCATGTACCGCAGAACCACATTAACCGCCCTGGCCGCCCTAGCCCATTTACCAGGAGTTCCCATGACTTCACTTGCCGACGCAGCAGCCCTTCCCTTGCTGCAATCACTCAAACCTTCTCCCCGCATGCCCACGCTCTTCGTCGGCCACGGCAGCCCTATGAACGCCATCGAAGACAACGCCTGGCGCCGTAGCTGGCAGAGCCTGGGCGCCGAACTGTTGGCGCGCGAGGCGCAGCCCCAGCTCATCCTGTGCATATCGGCCCACTGGCTGACCCGCGGCGGCTGGCAGATCACCGGCATGGCCAAGCCCAAAACCATCCACGACTTTGGCGGTTTTCCGCCCGCACTGTTTGAGCAGCAATACCCCGCACCGGGCGCACCCGCAGTCGCCAGTGCACTGGCCCGAGACTTGAAGTCCCCCACCGATGGCCGCCAGCTGGGTGTGGATGCTGATGTATGGGGGCTGGACCACGGCAGTTGGTCCATCCTCAAACCCATGTTCCCCCAGGCCAACATCCCCGTGCTTCAGCTCAGCATGGACTACGCCCGCCCCCCGGCCGAACACTATGCGCTGGGTCAGCAATTACATGCGCTGCGCGACCGTGGTGTGCTGATTGTGGGCAGCGGCAACATCGTGCACAACCTGCGCGCCATGCGACCCGGTACCGGCCCCAATGACGCCTATGAATGGGCTGCCGAATTCGACACCCTGGTCCACGAACAGATCAAGACCGGCCACCTGGACACGCTGCAAAACTTCCAGGCCCTGGGCGCGGTGGCCAAACAAGCCCACCCGACCTACGAGCACTACCTACCCCTGCTCTACGCCGCCGGTGCCGCCCGCAGCGCGGATGCGCCGCGCTTTTTCAACACGGGATACCAGGGTGCGGCTATCTCGATGCAGTCCATCGTCTGGGGCTGAGTCGGCCAAGGCACAATACCAACACGCCAACCCAAAGCGACAGCATGCATCCCATTTTTAATCTTGACGAACGCACCGTTCAAAAATTCTGCGAGTCCCACCGTATTCGCAGTCTGGCCTTGTTCGGCTCGCAGGCCAAGGGGACCGCGGGCCTGGATAGTGATGTAGATTTGCTGGTGGATTTCGAACCAGAAAGTGTGCCCGGCCTGCTGGGCATGGCGGCGATGGAAGACGAGCTCTCCGGTCTTTTGGGTGGACGCAAGGTGGACCTCCGTACTGCCCGTGACCTGTCACGGCATTTTCGGGACGAAGTTGTGCGCACGGCCCAAGTGCAATATGCACGCTGAAGACCGTATTCGCCTGCTGCACATGGTGGAGGCATCACAAGCTGCTTTGCGGTTCGCCGCAGGTCGCCAACGCAGTGACTTGCAGACGGATCAAATGCTGCTATTTGCCGTCATTCGCGCCATTGAAGTCCTGGGAGAAGCGGCCAACAAGGTTTCTGAAGCAGTTCGAGCCGCAAACCCCAACATTCCTTGGAAGGCAATTGTTGGCATGCGAAACCGCCTGATCCACGCCTACTTTGATGTAAACACCGATATGGTGTGGGAAACGCTGCAAGTAGAGATTCCAACGGTACTGGCCGATATCCAGAAACTACTCGACCAATCGCAGCGCGAAATATAGCGGGCGTGCGGCTTTTTTTATCTGACGCTCTATGCACATCCGAACCGACGATCTCACCGGCCCCGAAGTCCACCGCCTGATGCAGGAACACCTGGACCACATGCACCAGTTATCTCCGCCGGAGAGCGTGCATGCGCTGGGCCTGGACGCGCTGCGCCGCCCTGAGATCACGTTCTGGACGATCTGGTCCAAGGATGCCGAGCTGATGGGCAGCGGCGCCCTGAAAGAACTGAGCGCCGACCATGGCGAGATCAAATCCATGCGCACCGCGGCAGCACACCGTAACAAGGGTGCTGCCAAGGCCATGATGGTCCACATACTGGCCGAGGCCCGCAAACGCTCCTACGGCCGACTGAGTCTGGAAACCGGCTCTGTGCCCGGCTTCGAGCCCGCCATCAAATTGTATGAAGGCTTCGGCTTCCAGCGCTGCGGACCGTTTGCCGATTACCCGGAAGACCCCTACAGCGTCTTCATGACACTGTCACTGTAGGCAACCGGTCGGTCTATGCGATTCGAAGTCACCACCACAACCTGAAATGATGACCGGGGCTGCCCTTTTTGCGATACCGACGTTTCTTCTGTTGTATCTGGCGGTCAGCGTGATGTGGAAACCACCCCTGCTGATCGCCGGAATCTATACCGCGGCCAGTGCCATCACATTCATGGCTTACGCCCTGGACAAGTCTGCCGCACGCCAAGGCAACTGGCGCACACCGGAGAGCACGCTGCACATGCTTGCGTTGGCGTGTGGATGGCCCGGCGCGCTGCTGGCGCAACAGTTTCTGCGGCACAAATCCGCGAAAGCCGAATTTCGCGCCACCTTCTGGGCCACGGTGGTACTGAACGTCGCTGGCTTTCTGTGGGTCTGTTCACCCGCAGGCCGCGCCACCCTGAATCTATAAAAAAAGCCAGCCAGGATTTGCTGCCAAATCCATAGCTGGCTGCGCATATTTCACGGGGGCTAGCGGCCAAAAAGACCGCTAAACCACCCGTATCAGGCGTCAGGAAAAACTGAACTGCCCGGGCGCTTGGATCGTATCCACACCGACGTTGATCGTGTCCTTGGGCGCGAACTTGCCTTCCAGCAACAGCTTGGACAAAGGGTTCTCAATACGCTGCTGGATGGCGCGCTTCAAGGGCCGCGCACCAAACACCGGATCAAACCCCACCTTGGCCAACTCGGCCACCGCCGCGTCGGACACCACCAGGCCCAGGTCCATCTTGGCCAGGCGGGCCATCAGCACCTGCAACTGGATCTTGGCGATGTTGGCGATATGGGTGGCGTCCAAAGAATGGAACACAACCGTCTCGTCAATGCGGTTCAGAAACTCGGGGCGGAAGTGGTTCTTCAGCTCCGCAGTCACCGCATCTTTCACATCGTCGTAATCCTGCCCCACCATGGACTGGATCATTTGTGAGCCAATATTGCTGGTCATCACAATGATGGTGTTCTTGAAGTCCACGGTGCGGCCCTGACCATCGGTCAGGCGGCCATCGTCCAGCACCTGCAGCAGCACGTTGAACACATCGGGATGCGCCTTTTCAATCTCGTCCAGCAGCAGCACGGCATAGGGTTTGCGGCGCACGGCTTCGGTCAGGTAACCACCCTCCTCGTAACCCACATAACCGGGGGGCGCGCCAATCAGGCGGGCCACGGAATGTTTCTCCATGAATTCACTCATGTCGACGCGGACCAGGTGTTCTTCACTGTCAAACATGAAGCCTGCCAGCGCTTTGCAAAGCTCGGTTTTACCCACGCCCGTGGGCCCCAGGAACAGGAAGGAACCTGTAGGGCGGTTAGGGTCCGAGAGGCCGGAGCGTGACCGACGGATGGCGTTCGCAACCGCGGCAATGGCTTCGTCCTGGCCTACCACGCGGTCGTGCAACTTGCCTTCCATTTGCAACAACTTGTCGCGTTCACCCTGTAGCATCTTCGCCACCGGAATGCCTGTGGCGCGGCTCACCACCTCGGCAATTTCATCAGCGCCGACCATGGTGCGCAGCAGTTGCGCACGGCCACCGTCTTTGGCATTTTTGGTTTTGCCGGCCTCCTGGGCCTGAGCGTCTTTCAAACGCTTTTCCAGCTCGGGCAGCTTGCCGTATTGCAGTTCACCCGCGCGGTTGAAGTCACCCTTGTCGGTCAGCTCCTTGATCTGCTGGCGGACCTTCTCCACCTCTTGCATGATGGTTTTCGATCCCTGAGCCTGGGCCTTCTCAGACTTCCACAACTCGTCCAGGTCAGCAATCTCTTTTTGCAGCGCGGTGATCTC from Rhodoferax sp. AJA081-3 includes these protein-coding regions:
- a CDS encoding DUF1801 domain-containing protein — protein: MKTPDTSHTPSASELITEKIATLGGWHGETLARMRKLILEAAPDVVETWKWMGTPVWEHNGIVCTGESYKDKIKLTFIKGAALKDPTQLFNASLDGNTRRALDIFEGDAVDATAFKALIQEAVALNGTSKAKPVKKTKVV
- a CDS encoding class IV adenylate cyclase, which translates into the protein MPSNIEIKARIKSVEPLKQVAASLSGSDPVEILQDDTFFTCEAGRLKLRAFTDGTGVLIFYQRADEKDPKESFFTTAPTLAPDALRDTLSLAYGQSGRVKKHRTLFTAGRTRIHLDRVDGLGDYLELEVMLADGEAAESGHQEAYAVMASLGVQHSQLVASAYVDLLTDKVANQ
- a CDS encoding ATP-binding cassette domain-containing protein gives rise to the protein MDQAASSQPAGTVLRAQGLGFAYAKQAALFKDFSFSLPPGVTWLGGDESTGKTTLLRLLAGELSAQSGSLQINGLSLADQAQAYRSQVFWVDPRTQAFDALTPQAYWDGVRKQYPAFDGALLSELTEEFALAPHLPKSLYMLSTGTKRKVYLAAAFASGAAVTLLDEPFAALDKTSIERVLTVLQESSTHPSRTWVVADYVAPRGVVLAQTIDLIGVSSSPHP
- a CDS encoding ProQ/FINO family protein, which translates into the protein MTDTLPPTTPEAVEPVAPVTSADAPVTDTVDAPEGAAPAASKRAPKPDVFPVLEKMAALYPKLFGAVFLPLKRGIFQDLQEAHPDVFERDSLKAALSLHTRSTRYLTAVASGEDRHDLQGKPVEAMAPEHVHHALLEVFRRRQTRSKEDLRPKLIQRIVVACEASGLTPQAYAELVRSRDEAANAALDEAMVEAEARAAKTEALLQAFKASGKSLDVFADMYGMDPRAVSRMLARATVTQPTPPTPPQA
- a CDS encoding MFS transporter, whose product is MNTTTFPTAAPAVPMQQDATIIGLVGLAHASSHFGHLLLPLMFPVFMKEFGFSFSELGLLMTTFFVVSGVGQASAGFVVDRLGARPLMFVSLGIFMAACLAASMVTGYAGLMLVAALAGLGNASFHPVDFTILNQRVSAPRLGYAYSAHGLTGNLGWAAAPLFFAGFGAALGWRSAYVAASVLYAAIFALLWFQRDKLSTQVVRRDVQSMAKGETEHGMAFMKLPVVWWCFGFFLLSTMTLAVVQNFSISILKAMHGVSLEAATYTLTAYMLCGAVGMFIGGFVAAKTANSDRVVAWAMAAGAVLLAFCGTGWLGATATMVVLAITGFAVGIGGPSRDMMIKKATPHGATGRVYGLVYSGLDTGFAISPVIFGVFLDRGWYSATLLGAALLLLLSVGAALGVGLRTVPR
- a CDS encoding helix-turn-helix domain-containing protein, which gives rise to MPAPKPRSTLTTVGFDDSANRAPSPQRPVRSRARALAMDAHIEPHHHAWSQFTYCASGLMQVTVTQGGVQTTYIVPPTRAVWIPPLVQHRVIVLEDAELRTVDLDPSVTPPGWNDCRVLMVSKLLRELVHALEDSVPGKRDDAIMALAVDEMTHATTQALGVPMPHAEHGDKRLRALCEAVLRDPAERSQLRDWVADVGASERTVARLFRDELGTNFQQWRQQAILAHALPLLARGMPISQVAAASGYASDSAFSAMFKQAMGKAPSHFQTKTLSKQ
- the ygiD gene encoding 4,5-DOPA dioxygenase extradiol, whose amino-acid sequence is MTSLADAAALPLLQSLKPSPRMPTLFVGHGSPMNAIEDNAWRRSWQSLGAELLAREAQPQLILCISAHWLTRGGWQITGMAKPKTIHDFGGFPPALFEQQYPAPGAPAVASALARDLKSPTDGRQLGVDADVWGLDHGSWSILKPMFPQANIPVLQLSMDYARPPAEHYALGQQLHALRDRGVLIVGSGNIVHNLRAMRPGTGPNDAYEWAAEFDTLVHEQIKTGHLDTLQNFQALGAVAKQAHPTYEHYLPLLYAAGAARSADAPRFFNTGYQGAAISMQSIVWG
- a CDS encoding nucleotidyltransferase family protein produces the protein MHPIFNLDERTVQKFCESHRIRSLALFGSQAKGTAGLDSDVDLLVDFEPESVPGLLGMAAMEDELSGLLGGRKVDLRTARDLSRHFRDEVVRTAQVQYAR
- a CDS encoding DUF86 domain-containing protein, yielding MHAEDRIRLLHMVEASQAALRFAAGRQRSDLQTDQMLLFAVIRAIEVLGEAANKVSEAVRAANPNIPWKAIVGMRNRLIHAYFDVNTDMVWETLQVEIPTVLADIQKLLDQSQREI
- a CDS encoding GNAT family N-acetyltransferase gives rise to the protein MHIRTDDLTGPEVHRLMQEHLDHMHQLSPPESVHALGLDALRRPEITFWTIWSKDAELMGSGALKELSADHGEIKSMRTAAAHRNKGAAKAMMVHILAEARKRSYGRLSLETGSVPGFEPAIKLYEGFGFQRCGPFADYPEDPYSVFMTLSL
- a CDS encoding DUF1294 domain-containing protein → MWKPPLLIAGIYTAASAITFMAYALDKSAARQGNWRTPESTLHMLALACGWPGALLAQQFLRHKSAKAEFRATFWATVVLNVAGFLWVCSPAGRATLNL